In Treponema primitia ZAS-2, a genomic segment contains:
- a CDS encoding exonuclease SbcCD subunit D encodes MIKFLHTADLHLGKVFHEYSLIEDQAAMLEQLGGILKDESYAALLIAGDVYDRSNPSPEAVTLFSAFLERLHASRPDLAILILPGNHDSAPRLGFGRELLAGLGIHIAPEPDQPFQPVVLKQGGETCAFFLLPFLYPGCLSEDGEPVRSQGRLAEIAAARLESTRVRAMEAGASLSVLGAHLFTRGGKESESERIFLGTAEQVDGTLFQGFDYIALGHLHRFQKALSKGWYSGSPLAYSFDEAAESSAETKSRGSTPGTVGPADAVGPDQEKVFLSIELSAGSDPMVTPIPVKLLHRVRRLQGSFKFFFQESAQDPEIRDAEGDFLEISLSDEDLVENPLGLLRPRFPRLLSIKQGEAVERLAAADADIPREADLSGKRRSPDEDFAEFLTVLYGEADPEKLSLFRELLAELPGETQEDDR; translated from the coding sequence ATGATCAAATTTCTCCACACTGCGGATCTGCATCTAGGCAAGGTTTTTCACGAATATTCCCTGATTGAGGATCAGGCGGCCATGCTGGAACAACTCGGGGGAATCCTGAAGGATGAGTCTTATGCCGCTCTGCTCATAGCCGGGGATGTCTATGACCGTTCTAATCCCTCCCCGGAAGCGGTGACCCTCTTCAGCGCCTTTCTGGAAAGGCTCCATGCTTCCCGGCCGGATCTGGCTATCCTCATTCTGCCGGGAAACCACGATTCCGCGCCCCGGCTGGGCTTTGGCAGGGAACTCCTCGCCGGGCTGGGCATCCATATTGCCCCCGAACCTGACCAACCCTTTCAACCGGTGGTGCTTAAGCAAGGGGGCGAAACTTGCGCTTTTTTCCTCCTGCCATTTCTGTACCCCGGCTGCCTTTCTGAGGATGGGGAACCGGTACGTTCCCAGGGCAGGCTTGCCGAAATAGCCGCCGCCCGTTTAGAGAGCACCCGGGTTCGGGCGATGGAGGCCGGGGCTTCCCTGTCTGTTTTGGGGGCCCACCTCTTTACCCGGGGGGGGAAGGAGTCCGAGTCGGAGCGGATATTCCTGGGAACCGCAGAACAGGTGGATGGGACGCTTTTTCAGGGCTTTGACTATATCGCCCTGGGGCACCTCCACCGTTTCCAGAAAGCCCTTTCCAAAGGCTGGTATTCCGGGAGCCCCCTGGCCTATTCCTTTGACGAGGCGGCGGAATCCTCCGCCGAGACCAAAAGTCGAGGTTCCACTCCGGGTACGGTAGGTCCGGCGGACGCAGTAGGTCCGGATCAGGAAAAAGTGTTTCTTTCGATAGAATTGAGTGCCGGTTCCGATCCCATGGTGACCCCCATCCCGGTAAAGCTCCTGCACAGGGTTCGCCGTCTTCAGGGTTCCTTCAAATTTTTCTTTCAGGAATCCGCCCAGGACCCGGAAATACGGGACGCTGAAGGGGACTTCCTGGAAATTTCCCTCAGTGACGAGGACCTGGTCGAAAATCCCCTGGGCCTGCTCCGGCCCCGCTTTCCCCGGCTTCTTTCTATTAAACAGGGAGAGGCAGTTGAACGCCTTGCCGCTGCGGATGCCGATATCCCCAGGGAAGCGGATCTTTCTGGAAAGCGGCGGAGTCCCGATGAGGACTTTGCCGAGTTTCTTACTGTGCTCTATGGAGAGGCGGACCCGGAAAAACTGTCCCTGTTCCGGGAGCTTTTAGCGGAACTGCCCGGGGAAACTCAGGAGGATGATCGATGA
- a CDS encoding amino acid ABC transporter permease, translated as MYKLNFHFLQKYWFLFVNGAANTLILSFFTVFFGTLIGVLIALLRLSGNRLLRYPAQAYIEVIRGTPMLVQICFIFYALPQMGIRIPEVPLFGGDFPRYVSGVIALSLNSGAYVAEIIRAGIQAVDKGQVEAARSLGMTQMQAMGKIILPQAFKNILPALGNEFVTIIKESSIVSVIGVGELMFRTATVYGNSFRYFESLIICAIIYFIMTFTTSRLLGIMERRMHAGD; from the coding sequence TTGTATAAACTGAATTTTCACTTTTTGCAGAAATACTGGTTTCTTTTTGTCAACGGCGCTGCGAACACCCTTATTCTGTCCTTTTTTACCGTTTTTTTTGGTACCCTCATAGGCGTGCTGATAGCGCTTCTGCGCCTGAGTGGGAATAGGCTCTTACGCTACCCCGCCCAGGCGTATATCGAAGTGATCCGGGGTACTCCTATGCTGGTACAGATATGTTTTATTTTCTACGCCCTGCCTCAGATGGGAATTCGTATTCCTGAGGTTCCTCTGTTCGGAGGCGATTTTCCCCGATACGTATCCGGGGTAATCGCCCTTTCCCTGAATTCCGGGGCCTATGTGGCGGAGATAATCCGGGCCGGAATACAGGCTGTGGACAAGGGACAAGTGGAAGCAGCCCGCTCCCTGGGCATGACCCAGATGCAGGCCATGGGCAAGATAATACTTCCCCAGGCTTTTAAAAACATATTACCCGCCTTGGGGAATGAGTTTGTTACTATCATTAAAGAGTCTTCAATCGTTTCAGTCATCGGCGTCGGTGAACTGATGTTCCGAACAGCAACGGTGTACGGTAATTCTTTCCGTTACTTTGAATCCCTGATAATTTGTGCCATTATCTACTTCATTATGACTTTTACAACTTCCAGACTCCTGGGGATCATGGAAAGGAGAATGCATGCCGGAGATTAA
- a CDS encoding flavodoxin family protein yields MKTLVIYYSYEGNSALAAEEIKKAAGADLLELKTEDDTRRTGLAKYFWGGKQVVTHQSPKLKPYTVNPGDYELIIIGGPVWAGSPAPALQSFLGETKITGKRIALFVTHAGGKGKALDKLKALLPGNTIAGEIDLVNPGKQERAAVSKQIGDWVKAIQA; encoded by the coding sequence ATGAAAACCCTGGTTATCTACTATTCCTACGAAGGCAACAGCGCCCTGGCAGCTGAGGAAATCAAAAAAGCCGCCGGAGCGGATCTTCTGGAGCTTAAAACCGAAGATGACACCCGGCGGACCGGCCTGGCGAAGTACTTCTGGGGCGGCAAGCAGGTCGTTACCCACCAGTCCCCCAAGCTCAAACCCTATACAGTGAATCCCGGCGACTACGAGCTCATCATCATTGGCGGCCCGGTTTGGGCGGGCTCCCCTGCGCCGGCCTTACAGAGTTTCCTCGGAGAAACGAAGATTACCGGCAAGCGCATCGCCCTCTTCGTCACCCACGCCGGCGGCAAGGGAAAGGCCCTGGACAAACTCAAGGCACTACTCCCGGGGAACACCATTGCCGGAGAAATCGACCTGGTCAATCCCGGCAAGCAGGAACGGGCCGCCGTGTCCAAGCAGATTGGGGACTGGGTCAAGGCTATTCAAGCTTAG
- the mglC gene encoding galactose/methyl galactoside ABC transporter permease MglC, with translation MAAKAQEQSPNRLKKAQDFGVQYAIYLVFVVLILVIAVKEPAFLSLNNFRNILTMSATRIIIAMGMGAILITGGVDLSAGRQVGLAAVLSASMLQNLDYPRRMYPDMPILPLLIPILVAMLACGIFGFLNGFFIAKLKLPAFIATLGSMVAVYGVNSLYFDRPPYGAQPIGGLDRRFSTLGSGYIGVNGLYSIPYIVIIAVVITLITYVLFNKTTYGKNIYAIGGNAEAAKVSGVNVNRTLILVYTIAGVLFGLGGTLEAARTGGATNNYGNGYELDAIAACVVGGVSNLGGIGTVPGIVIGVLIFSVINYGLTFINMSPYWQQIVKGAIIIAAVALDIRKYLKKR, from the coding sequence ATGGCAGCAAAAGCACAAGAGCAGAGTCCGAATAGACTGAAGAAGGCCCAGGATTTTGGCGTTCAATACGCCATCTATCTGGTATTCGTGGTACTGATACTGGTTATCGCCGTAAAGGAACCCGCCTTTCTATCCCTGAACAATTTCCGTAACATCCTTACCATGTCGGCAACCCGGATCATCATCGCCATGGGCATGGGGGCCATCCTCATAACCGGCGGAGTGGATCTTTCTGCGGGGCGGCAGGTCGGCCTGGCGGCGGTACTTTCCGCCTCCATGCTGCAAAACCTGGATTACCCCCGCCGAATGTACCCCGATATGCCCATACTGCCCCTACTGATACCAATACTGGTGGCTATGCTGGCCTGCGGCATCTTCGGTTTTCTGAACGGCTTCTTTATTGCCAAGCTGAAGCTCCCGGCCTTCATCGCCACCCTGGGTTCCATGGTTGCAGTATATGGGGTCAACTCCCTCTATTTCGACCGGCCCCCTTACGGCGCCCAGCCCATAGGCGGCCTTGACCGGCGTTTTTCTACCCTCGGGTCGGGGTACATTGGAGTCAACGGGCTCTATTCAATCCCCTACATAGTTATTATCGCGGTGGTGATTACCCTCATCACCTATGTGCTGTTCAATAAAACTACCTACGGAAAGAATATCTACGCCATAGGGGGCAACGCCGAAGCCGCAAAAGTCTCGGGGGTCAATGTAAACAGGACCCTGATCCTGGTTTATACGATTGCAGGGGTTCTCTTCGGGCTGGGGGGAACCCTGGAAGCGGCCCGGACCGGGGGGGCTACCAACAACTACGGTAACGGCTACGAGCTTGACGCCATCGCCGCCTGCGTGGTTGGCGGGGTATCGAACCTGGGCGGTATAGGAACCGTGCCGGGTATAGTCATCGGGGTACTAATTTTTTCGGTAATCAACTACGGCCTTACCTTTATTAACATGTCCCCCTACTGGCAGCAGATAGTCAAAGGGGCCATCATTATTGCTGCGGTGGCTTTGGACATACGGAAATACCTGAAAAAACGGTAG
- a CDS encoding ABC transporter ATP-binding protein, which translates to MNMNSRRNADPRPLIEKSPLRIFASYYRPHWKLFVADMFAATLIAAVDLAFPMMTKYTIERFLPNGMYQFFFIMIAAMGIMYLLRMAFTYFITYWGHTVGVYLEADMRRDLFSHLQQLPFSFYDNHRTGQIMSRVTTDLFDVTELSHHGPEDLFISLITLIGSVILVFTIRWEMALVLLIIVPFMLFHILRSRSLMLKTARKVKERTAEINAALESSISGVRIAKAFTNESYETDKFHGGNENYKTARKAYYRSMAYFQSRLEFILHMLNVVVIAVGGFLIMKNRMTLAELITCNLFVAAFLQPIRRLQNFVELFTTGMAGFGRFVEIMRLKSDIVDKKDAVALDKVRGDIRFRDVSFSYNNDVTVLEHINLEVPAGNTVALVGPSGGGKTTLCHLLPRFYEIREGSITVDGKDIRDVTLESLRRNIGIVQQDVFLFAGTIRDNIKYGRIDTSDEEMIEAAKRAEIHDDIMKLPEAYDSLVGERGVKLSGGQKQRVSIARIFLKNPPILILDEATSALDTATEVKIQRALEELSRGRTTMVIAHRLSTIRGADSIVVISDDGIQQQGTHETLLEKGGLYAELYAAQFETSKLEGHF; encoded by the coding sequence ATGAATATGAACAGCCGCCGAAATGCCGACCCCCGGCCCCTGATAGAAAAATCGCCCCTGAGGATTTTCGCCTCCTACTACCGGCCCCATTGGAAACTTTTCGTAGCGGATATGTTTGCCGCTACCCTCATTGCCGCTGTGGACCTGGCTTTCCCCATGATGACCAAATATACCATAGAACGTTTCCTCCCCAATGGGATGTATCAATTCTTCTTTATCATGATCGCTGCTATGGGTATCATGTACCTGCTCCGCATGGCCTTTACCTATTTTATCACCTACTGGGGACATACCGTGGGGGTATACCTTGAGGCGGATATGCGGCGGGACCTTTTCAGTCACCTGCAGCAGCTTCCCTTTTCCTTTTACGATAATCACCGCACCGGTCAAATCATGTCCCGGGTAACCACGGATCTTTTTGATGTTACAGAGCTTTCCCACCACGGCCCGGAGGATCTGTTCATCTCCCTGATCACCCTCATCGGTTCTGTAATACTGGTGTTCACCATACGCTGGGAAATGGCCCTGGTGCTTTTGATCATTGTGCCCTTCATGCTATTCCACATACTCAGGTCCCGTTCCCTTATGTTAAAAACTGCCCGGAAGGTGAAGGAGCGGACCGCTGAAATAAACGCCGCCCTGGAATCCAGCATTTCCGGAGTCCGTATTGCCAAGGCTTTTACTAACGAGTCCTATGAGACCGACAAGTTCCATGGGGGAAATGAAAACTACAAAACTGCACGAAAAGCTTACTACCGTTCCATGGCCTACTTCCAGAGCCGCCTGGAGTTTATCCTCCATATGCTCAATGTGGTAGTAATCGCCGTAGGTGGGTTCTTGATCATGAAAAACCGCATGACCCTGGCGGAACTTATTACCTGCAATCTCTTTGTGGCTGCCTTCCTCCAGCCTATCAGGCGGCTTCAGAATTTTGTGGAACTTTTCACCACCGGCATGGCCGGGTTCGGCCGCTTTGTGGAGATCATGCGGCTTAAGTCGGATATTGTGGACAAAAAGGATGCTGTGGCCCTGGACAAGGTGCGGGGTGATATCAGGTTCAGGGATGTGAGTTTTTCCTACAACAACGATGTGACGGTCCTGGAGCATATTAACCTGGAGGTTCCCGCGGGAAACACCGTGGCTCTGGTGGGCCCTTCCGGGGGCGGCAAAACCACCCTCTGCCATCTCCTTCCTCGGTTCTACGAAATCAGGGAGGGTAGTATTACTGTGGACGGTAAGGATATCCGGGATGTAACCCTGGAATCCCTGCGACGGAATATCGGTATAGTCCAGCAGGATGTGTTCCTCTTCGCCGGGACCATCCGGGACAATATCAAATACGGGAGAATAGACACTTCCGACGAAGAGATGATCGAAGCCGCTAAACGAGCGGAAATTCACGATGATATCATGAAGCTTCCTGAAGCCTACGACAGCCTGGTGGGTGAGCGGGGAGTAAAACTGTCCGGGGGCCAGAAACAGCGGGTCAGTATAGCCAGGATCTTTCTCAAGAACCCACCCATCCTGATCCTGGACGAAGCTACATCCGCCCTGGATACTGCCACGGAAGTAAAGATACAACGCGCCCTGGAGGAACTTTCCCGGGGCCGCACCACCATGGTTATAGCCCACCGTCTTTCCACCATCCGGGGCGCTGACTCCATCGTGGTGATCTCCGACGACGGCATACAGCAGCAGGGAACCCACGAGACCCTGCTGGAAAAAGGCGGGCTCTATGCGGAATTGTACGCAGCCCAGTTTGAAACATCAAAGCTGGAGGGGCATTTCTAA
- a CDS encoding transporter substrate-binding domain-containing protein, producing MKMKKVVTVACGALMCLMVLAGCQKKTLTGLERIKQKGTLVLATESTYPPFQYFIVENGKTINAGLDVDILKAFTQSIGVQFMTNEMAFDSIIPAVQAGTADIGGTFTPTDERALVIDFTANYYHSEHNIIIRKGEYNLYPTAESFLGKRLGAQKGSVQENVIKEIGIQDGLSLPKVTALIQELVNKNIDGIVMDFSVADTYGAAYPDLIEKSAVRIPGANNGIAFVVAKGQEDLVAELDKFITKSVNDGTVDRLYDKNIKAAIDQILEATEE from the coding sequence ATGAAAATGAAAAAAGTTGTTACTGTGGCATGTGGGGCGCTCATGTGTCTGATGGTTCTGGCGGGATGCCAGAAGAAAACACTAACCGGGCTTGAACGGATCAAGCAGAAGGGTACCTTGGTTCTGGCAACCGAATCAACCTACCCGCCTTTCCAGTACTTCATTGTTGAAAACGGCAAGACCATAAACGCCGGGCTTGATGTTGATATCTTAAAGGCATTCACCCAATCTATCGGCGTACAATTTATGACCAACGAGATGGCCTTTGATTCCATCATTCCTGCGGTTCAGGCTGGTACCGCCGATATTGGCGGTACCTTTACCCCGACTGACGAGCGGGCTCTGGTCATTGATTTCACCGCCAATTACTACCACAGTGAGCACAATATCATTATCAGGAAAGGGGAATACAATCTCTATCCAACCGCGGAGTCATTTCTGGGGAAACGTCTGGGCGCACAAAAAGGTTCGGTACAGGAAAATGTCATTAAAGAAATTGGTATTCAGGATGGCCTGAGCCTTCCCAAGGTAACCGCCCTTATCCAGGAACTGGTAAACAAGAATATTGATGGTATTGTGATGGATTTTTCGGTGGCTGATACCTATGGCGCCGCTTATCCTGATTTGATTGAGAAGTCAGCCGTCAGGATCCCTGGTGCGAACAATGGTATTGCTTTTGTGGTGGCAAAAGGCCAGGAAGATCTTGTTGCTGAACTGGATAAATTTATTACTAAAAGCGTCAATGACGGTACGGTGGACAGGTTGTACGACAAGAACATCAAGGCTGCCATTGACCAGATCCTTGAAGCGACGGAAGAATAG
- a CDS encoding amino acid ABC transporter ATP-binding protein, translated as MPEINNKDVIIHASDLKLKFGKLHVLKGVSMDIRQGEVTAIIGASGAGKSTFLRCLNRLETPTSGQILFKGESVAHASRFEINHFREHMGMVFQQFNLFNNLNVMNNITLAPILVKKLTTEAAEADARRLLERVGLLEKAGAYPSQLSGGQKQRIAIVRALAMHPDVMLFDEPTSALDPEMVGEVLDVIKGLVESGMTMVIVSHEMGFVRNVADRIVFMDDGVIAEEGPPELIFGSPKNPRTLEFLSKVLH; from the coding sequence ATGCCGGAGATTAACAATAAAGATGTGATCATCCATGCATCGGATTTAAAACTGAAGTTCGGCAAGCTGCATGTGCTTAAAGGCGTATCCATGGATATCAGGCAGGGGGAAGTTACTGCCATAATAGGCGCCTCCGGGGCTGGTAAATCTACCTTCCTTCGCTGTCTCAACCGGCTGGAAACCCCCACAAGCGGACAGATCCTTTTTAAAGGGGAAAGCGTGGCCCACGCAAGTAGGTTTGAAATCAACCATTTTCGTGAACACATGGGTATGGTTTTTCAGCAGTTTAATCTGTTCAATAACCTTAACGTGATGAACAACATTACCCTTGCTCCGATTTTGGTTAAGAAACTTACCACTGAAGCTGCGGAAGCGGATGCAAGAAGACTGCTTGAACGGGTAGGGCTCCTGGAAAAGGCGGGCGCCTATCCTTCCCAACTTTCCGGGGGACAGAAACAGAGAATCGCCATAGTCCGCGCCCTGGCCATGCACCCGGATGTTATGCTTTTCGATGAACCAACCTCCGCCCTGGACCCTGAAATGGTCGGCGAGGTTCTGGATGTTATCAAGGGACTTGTGGAAAGCGGCATGACCATGGTCATCGTCTCTCATGAAATGGGTTTTGTCCGTAATGTAGCGGATCGTATCGTCTTTATGGATGACGGGGTCATCGCCGAAGAGGGTCCCCCGGAACTTATATTCGGAAGCCCCAAAAACCCCAGGACCCTGGAATTTTTATCCAAAGTACTCCATTAA
- a CDS encoding galactose ABC transporter substrate-binding protein produces the protein MKKAGIALLVLALSANAVFAGGGQQGGSGGQPTIGVAIYKFDDTFMSYTRNAIENNAKGKAVVTTVDSQNAQPTQNDQVDQFISKKLNSIAINPVDRTAAGAIIDKAKAGNVPVVFFNREPFAEDMAKWDKVYYVGAKAEESGTMQGEIVAEYFKANPGADKNGDGVIQYIMLKGEPGHQDAELRTEFSVKAIIAAGLKVQLLAEDTAMWDRPRAVEKMDAFYARFGDQIEVVLCNNDDMALGVVESLRNAGFFTGGKYLPVVGVDATAPALQALSEGTLLGTVLNDAQNQGKATFDVAYALATGAAVSSTSWTLTNGKYIWVPYQKVTKDNYKNFQ, from the coding sequence ATGAAGAAAGCAGGAATTGCATTGTTAGTATTGGCTTTGTCGGCTAACGCGGTATTCGCGGGCGGTGGTCAGCAGGGGGGAAGCGGCGGACAGCCAACCATTGGGGTTGCCATCTATAAGTTTGACGACACCTTTATGTCCTATACCCGGAATGCTATTGAAAACAACGCCAAGGGAAAAGCGGTGGTGACCACCGTGGACTCCCAGAACGCCCAGCCCACCCAGAACGATCAGGTGGATCAGTTCATCTCTAAAAAGCTGAACTCCATTGCCATTAACCCGGTAGACCGGACTGCGGCTGGCGCCATTATCGACAAAGCCAAAGCCGGCAATGTCCCGGTGGTGTTCTTTAACCGCGAACCCTTTGCCGAGGATATGGCCAAATGGGACAAGGTCTACTATGTGGGCGCCAAAGCGGAAGAATCCGGAACCATGCAAGGTGAAATTGTGGCTGAGTACTTCAAGGCCAATCCCGGCGCCGACAAGAATGGCGACGGCGTTATCCAGTACATCATGCTGAAGGGCGAACCTGGCCACCAGGATGCGGAGCTCAGGACCGAATTCTCGGTTAAAGCGATCATCGCCGCAGGGCTCAAGGTTCAGTTACTGGCCGAAGATACCGCCATGTGGGACCGCCCCAGGGCAGTAGAGAAGATGGACGCCTTCTATGCCCGGTTCGGGGATCAGATCGAAGTGGTACTCTGTAATAACGACGACATGGCTCTGGGGGTTGTCGAATCCCTCCGGAACGCCGGCTTCTTCACCGGCGGGAAATACCTCCCCGTAGTCGGGGTTGACGCCACCGCCCCGGCGCTCCAGGCCCTCTCTGAAGGGACCCTCCTGGGGACCGTGCTGAACGATGCCCAGAACCAGGGAAAAGCCACCTTTGATGTGGCCTATGCCCTGGCCACCGGCGCCGCAGTCAGCAGCACCAGTTGGACCCTTACCAATGGCAAATACATTTGGGTGCCCTATCAGAAAGTGACCAAAGACAACTACAAGAATTTCCAGTAA
- a CDS encoding sugar ABC transporter ATP-binding protein encodes MENANYVLQVNELSKSFPGVRALDKVSINVRPGSVHALMGENGAGKSTLMKCLFGIYEPDSGEIVLEGKSVHFDDSRQALDAGISMIHQELLPVPFRSVMENLWLGRYPQHSVGFIKLVDHKKMYQDTVDLFKDLNMEIDPKIWVRELSVSKVQSLEIAKAVSWHSKVIIMDEPTSSLTENEVEQLFAIIRRLRNEGVAIIYISHKIEEILTISDDVSIMRDGKHIGTYSSGELTTDKIIKYMVGRDLSNRFPPKDNTPGELIMEVKNLTSAIDHSFKDVSFSVRRGEILGIGGLVGAQRTELVESLFGLRTIEGGQVFINGSEVSIKSPTQAKGHKLALLTEERRATGIVPMLSVKDNMILANLKSYVGSTLLINDKQGETDATENIKALNIKTPGSKTLIRDLSGGNQQKVLFARWLLTEPDILILDEPTRGIDVSAKYEIYSIILGLAKQGKSIIMISSEMPELLGISDRIMVMCAGRVTGILDRKDATQEEIMRLATKFM; translated from the coding sequence ATGGAAAACGCCAATTATGTTCTACAAGTAAATGAACTGTCCAAATCCTTTCCTGGGGTACGAGCCCTGGATAAGGTTTCCATCAATGTCCGTCCCGGCTCGGTCCATGCCCTGATGGGGGAAAATGGCGCCGGCAAATCAACCCTCATGAAGTGCCTGTTTGGCATTTACGAACCCGATTCGGGGGAGATTGTTCTGGAGGGTAAAAGCGTCCATTTTGACGATTCCCGCCAGGCCCTGGATGCGGGTATTTCCATGATTCATCAGGAACTCCTGCCCGTGCCTTTCCGCAGCGTCATGGAAAACCTGTGGCTCGGGCGCTATCCGCAGCATTCAGTCGGCTTCATTAAATTGGTGGATCACAAAAAGATGTATCAGGATACGGTGGACCTTTTTAAAGATCTTAACATGGAGATCGATCCAAAAATATGGGTCCGGGAACTATCGGTATCCAAAGTCCAGTCCCTGGAAATAGCCAAGGCCGTGTCCTGGCATTCCAAGGTTATTATCATGGATGAACCAACCTCGTCCCTTACGGAAAATGAGGTTGAACAGCTTTTTGCCATTATCCGGCGCCTTCGAAACGAAGGGGTCGCCATTATCTATATATCCCATAAAATAGAAGAAATACTGACCATCTCCGATGATGTCTCCATCATGCGGGACGGCAAACACATAGGAACCTACAGCTCCGGGGAACTAACCACGGACAAAATTATAAAATACATGGTAGGCCGGGACCTGAGCAACCGTTTCCCCCCAAAGGACAATACCCCCGGAGAACTTATCATGGAGGTGAAAAACCTCACTTCTGCGATAGATCACTCTTTTAAGGATGTCAGTTTTAGTGTGCGCCGGGGGGAAATTCTCGGCATAGGCGGTCTGGTGGGCGCCCAGCGGACCGAGCTGGTAGAATCACTCTTTGGGCTGCGTACCATTGAGGGGGGTCAGGTTTTTATCAACGGCAGTGAAGTGTCCATTAAAAGCCCCACCCAGGCCAAGGGGCACAAACTGGCCCTACTCACCGAAGAACGGCGGGCCACCGGGATAGTTCCCATGCTTTCTGTGAAGGACAACATGATCCTGGCCAACCTGAAAAGTTATGTGGGTTCCACCTTGCTTATCAACGACAAACAGGGCGAAACGGATGCGACTGAAAACATCAAAGCCCTGAATATTAAAACCCCGGGCAGCAAGACCTTAATCAGGGATCTTTCTGGGGGTAATCAGCAGAAGGTCCTCTTTGCCCGGTGGCTGCTCACGGAACCGGATATCCTCATCCTGGACGAACCAACCCGGGGTATTGACGTAAGTGCAAAATATGAAATCTACAGCATCATCCTGGGCCTGGCAAAACAGGGAAAAAGCATCATCATGATATCTTCTGAAATGCCCGAACTTCTGGGCATCTCGGACCGGATCATGGTCATGTGTGCAGGACGGGTAACGGGCATCCTTGACCGGAAAGACGCTACCCAGGAAGAGATCATGCGACTGGCAACAAAATTCATGTAA
- a CDS encoding amidohydrolase family protein gives MADLLIKNGLVYTFIYEGYNAQKLRHADILIESGVIRRIDTDINAKCETLDAEGCMVLPGMINMSSASIASRLLAGLMADRNAAPQGGGWLHSRVLPMLTLAQKMLGRDQLSAIAFTGLWEGVSGGTTTVVELCLPEFIPLVQDAGEQLGLPLYPSAVRYDFPRGCTAEAMVRENRAAGGLKAVYAAFSSQEDRTITTLSDLGFLGPGTTLCQCTLADKGERELMAYTGTAAAISALGCAQEGKQYPGVDFLRCGVNTPLGTGNYGNCMIAEMRTAALAAKQAEADPGRYKANDALYAATVAGARALGRNSELGRIEIGMAGNVSVVDLSRFQPLSYPFIQYLYGASAADVRHVAISGKALKKDFKSSPDIAGILEQSKAKAIKGIKIVWEEAIRSIL, from the coding sequence ATGGCTGATCTGCTTATAAAAAACGGGCTGGTGTATACCTTTATCTACGAAGGCTATAATGCACAAAAACTGCGCCATGCGGATATTCTGATTGAATCCGGGGTGATACGCAGAATCGATACGGATATAAATGCTAAATGCGAGACCCTGGACGCCGAGGGCTGCATGGTGCTGCCGGGCATGATAAACATGTCTTCCGCTTCCATCGCCTCCCGGCTGCTTGCGGGGCTTATGGCCGACAGAAACGCTGCACCCCAGGGCGGCGGCTGGTTACATTCGCGGGTGTTACCCATGCTTACCCTGGCTCAAAAAATGCTGGGCCGGGATCAGCTTTCCGCCATAGCCTTCACAGGCCTCTGGGAAGGCGTCTCCGGTGGCACCACTACGGTAGTTGAACTGTGTCTGCCTGAGTTTATCCCTCTGGTTCAGGATGCGGGGGAGCAGCTGGGATTGCCCCTGTACCCGTCGGCTGTACGCTACGATTTCCCCCGGGGATGCACCGCCGAAGCTATGGTTCGGGAAAACCGGGCCGCCGGGGGCCTTAAAGCTGTATATGCCGCTTTTTCTTCCCAGGAGGATCGCACCATAACTACCCTTTCGGACCTGGGCTTTTTAGGGCCCGGCACTACACTCTGCCAGTGCACCCTGGCGGATAAGGGGGAGCGGGAACTTATGGCATACACCGGGACTGCGGCTGCCATAAGCGCCTTGGGCTGCGCCCAGGAAGGGAAGCAATACCCCGGGGTAGACTTTCTTCGGTGTGGCGTTAATACCCCCCTGGGAACCGGGAATTATGGTAATTGCATGATCGCCGAAATGCGCACCGCCGCCCTGGCAGCAAAACAGGCGGAAGCTGACCCCGGGCGCTACAAGGCTAACGATGCGCTCTACGCTGCTACTGTGGCCGGCGCCAGGGCCCTGGGCAGGAACAGCGAGCTGGGGCGGATTGAAATAGGCATGGCAGGGAATGTTTCTGTGGTTGACCTTAGCCGGTTCCAGCCCCTTAGTTATCCTTTTATCCAGTATCTGTACGGAGCTTCTGCTGCGGATGTTCGCCATGTGGCCATTTCCGGCAAGGCACTGAAAAAAGATTTTAAATCCTCGCCGGATATTGCAGGAATACTGGAACAGTCAAAAGCAAAGGCCATAAAAGGGATAAAGATAGTGTGGGAAGAGGCGATTCGATCTATTTTATAG